The following DNA comes from Bradyrhizobium sp. SK17.
GATGCCAATCGTCAGAGCATCGACAATTCGTTGAGCGGGCGGACCGACGCATACTTCTGACGCATGTCGAACAGGCTCGCCTGGTGCGGTTCGATCGCCCGGTCGCCTACGCAATCCTCGACCACGACCGGCAGAAATCCGTGCGACATGGCATCGACGACGCTCGCCCGGACACATCCGCTGGTCACACATCCGGCCACGAGCAGCGTCCGCACCGAATGCTGAGTGAACCAGGCGGCGAGCGAAGTGCCGAAGAACGCGGAGGGCACCGTCTTGCGGACAACGAGCTCGCCGTCCCCTGGCGCCAGTTGCGGGACGATCGCGCTCCGGATGTCCGTCTCGGTCAACGACAACAGGCCGGGGACCTTCCGCGAGAACACATTCCGGTCGGCGCCATCGTCCGCAAACACGATCCGCGAATGCGCGATCGGCCACCGCCGCGCCCGCGCGCCTGCGAGCAATTTGGTGGTGTTGTCGATCGCTTGCGGGATGTTGCCGCCGCCGAACACCGCAGGATCGGCGAAGCCGCAGACGAAGTCCACGATCAGAAGGCCGAATGGGCCGTCCAATGGCAGCGCCTGACCGAAGCCTTGTCGCGCATAGGTCGCCTCGGCCTCACGCATCTGCCTTGCGCTCCTGCTTTGTGTCGAGCACCTGCCCTCGCCTCACGACCTCGCTGCCATCGAGCGCCACGCTACAGTTGCGCATGGGGATGTCGATGTGACAGGCCGTGGTCCGGCTTCCTCCGGCCTCGTTGTTCGGCCCGAAGGAGAACAGGAAATTGCCTTCGAACGCCCGCGCGTCCATGCCGATCGTGGCCTCGCGATCGTACATGCCAAGTGTCGACCAGCGCGCCCGAGGCTGCAGGCCCCACCCGATATGCGACATCGCATAGGCCTCGGGATCGTTGTAGGATGCCATGTAATCACGCAGGATATCGGCATCGAGGCCACCCGCGATCTCCCTGACATAACCGTCGGCAATCGTGAAAGTGATCCGCTCCCGCACATAGGACTTCATCGGGAGCAGGATGTCGCCGCGGTCGAGCACGATCGTTCCGGACGAACCTCCCTCGTCGGCAAAGGTCAGCACGAAGCCGCTTGGCCAATGGTCCCAGCGGCCAGGCTCGTCGACGAATCCGTACTCGCTGATCGCCGGATATTGTCCAAGCTTGAATCTGACATCGGTGCCAGCCTCCGACGTCACGTGCATTTCCTTCGCAGCGCCAAGCCGCGCTGCAGCCACCTTCACACGTGATCGATCGGCTTTCGATGGGACCATGCGGGCGAGGACCTCGGGCGGCTCGACCGCCAGCAAGATTTTGGTCCCCGAACTAAGGATCTCGTGCTGCTCGGGCGAGAACAGCAATGTCATAAGGTCAAGGACGAGGTCGCTTTCCTTGAGCGCGGCGATGGCCGAGCGATTGCCCGTCAACGGCGTGGTGCCGAGATAGGCAAGGGAGTCACGGCTGAGCGATTTCTCGCCGTTAACCGGCGGCAGATCGAGGCGATTGACAATGGCCCCCATCATGCGTGCCGCGAGGATCGCCGTCGACATCGTCTGCGGGTGGGTCGATGCACTGGTGAGCACGGTAACACTCTGGCCTCGCTCGAGCTTCGAGAGCGTCAGGACTTTCTTCCAGGCCTCGATCAGTTCATGGTCGCTAACCGGCATCTTGGTCTCTCCTTTGCGATGGAATTGAAGATTGAATCTCTGCCCCCAGAAACTCGCCGAACGCGCCGTAGAAGCCGGCCTCATCGTCCCAGGGGATCATGTGGCCTGCGGCCGGTACGCGGGCGACCTGCAGTGCGGGCACGAGCATGGACATCTCCTCGATATCCGCCTGCCGGATGACGTCGCCCCGCCCTGCGGCAATCAACAGGACTGGAACGGCGAGACTCGGCAGATCGGCGTGGACGTCGTCGAGATGGAATCCCTCGAAGCTGCTGCGGACGGCGCGCTCATCGCAAGTATGCAGCCACTCCGCGCGCAGCCTGAGCTGCGCCTCTGTCCAGGTAGGACAGAACGCTCGCATAGCCTCCACCCCTGCGCCGCTGCGGCACAGCGCAATCGACTGGACGTACCAGTTGATATCCGCCGGATATGCCCGACGCCCTGGTCCGGAAACCGGAGGGTCGATCAGCACGACGCGCGAAAGCTCCCTCGGTCCTTGCCGCGCAGCGCGAATGGCGATGCGGGCGCCCATGGAGTGACCGACCAGGGAGAATCGCTGCAGCCCGAGCGCACACGCCAGTGCGATCACGTCGTCCGCCTCGGCGTCGAGACTGTAGTCGAGCGCGGGTGACGCTTCGGACAGACCCCGTCCTCTGACATCGACGATGTATGTGTCGAACGTGCGCCCAAGCACCTCGCCGACAAACCCCCAGGTCGCGGCAGGGCTTGTGATTCCGGGCAGCAAGATGACGGGATCACAAGCCTTGTTAGAACCCTCGCGCCGTCCGCCATAGCGCAAATAGTGCTGGCGGATTCCATTGGCGTAAGCGTTGGCGCCGTAAAGGAACGTGGTCATTCTGATTCTCTCATGTTCGGCGCCATCTTTAATAGGCGCCGGAAAGCAGCGCGCCGGCCCCCGGGACGATCGGCTCGAGATCGAGAGCCTTCAGAATGGCGTAGGTCGTTGCAATCGACGCTGTCAGGACCGGCCGGCGCACCTGGGCTTCGACTTCCGCCACAACAGGCAGGGACGGCATCTGTACGCACGCCGAAAGCACGATCGCGTCCACATCGTCGATATGCAGACCCGCAACGATTCCCGGCAACCGGGACGGATCGTGCCGCGCAACCTCGATATTGTCTGCTATCTCGAGGGCGCGCCAATCCTGCACCGCAATTCCTTCGTTCTCGAGATAGGCGACGACCATCTCGGTCAGCGGTCGCATATAGGGCGCAACGAGCGCGATCTTTCGCGCGCGCAAGGCCGCGAGTGCATCGACGAGCGCGCCGGCGCTGGTTACCACGGGAGCTGCCGCACCGTTGCTCTCGGTCACGCCGTGCAGGCGGGCCTGCGAGGCGCGATGATAGCCATGGCCCATCGACATGATCGCAACGAGGCACGCATAGCCGAGGACGTCGACGCGCGCGTCGCTCAGCTCGAGTGCACACCGATCGGATTCGGCGTCCATTGCGGCGAGTTCGTCCTTCCGAACCGTTTTCATGCGCATACGGCTCGAATGGAAGGTGAAACGCTCTGGACGGATCAGCGTCCGCGCCGTCAACATGGCGGGAATTTCCGTCTCCATGGTCAGGTTGGAGCTCGGAACAATCTGCCCGATGCGATATGGAGCTGCTGACATCAAAGACCTCTCATCTTCTCAATTTCAAAGGGCATCGCTGGCCGGCGCCAGATCGGTGTGAGGGAGCTGCTTCCTGCGATCAGCCAACCGCAGGATCCGCTCGGCATTGCCCGCGCAGATCCGCTGCCTGAGCTCGGGCGACAACGGCGCCTTCTCGATGAAGTCGGCTGCGATCAACGCAGACTCGTAGGGATAATCGACCGACCACAGCACAGCGTCCGCCCCCATTTCGTCGATCACGCAGGTCAGGACCGCGGGCGAGCACACGCCCGTCGTGGTGACGAAGATGTTGCGGCCGAAATACGAGGATGGGGGCCCGGCCAGCTC
Coding sequences within:
- a CDS encoding alpha/beta fold hydrolase — encoded protein: MTTFLYGANAYANGIRQHYLRYGGRREGSNKACDPVILLPGITSPAATWGFVGEVLGRTFDTYIVDVRGRGLSEASPALDYSLDAEADDVIALACALGLQRFSLVGHSMGARIAIRAARQGPRELSRVVLIDPPVSGPGRRAYPADINWYVQSIALCRSGAGVEAMRAFCPTWTEAQLRLRAEWLHTCDERAVRSSFEGFHLDDVHADLPSLAVPVLLIAAGRGDVIRQADIEEMSMLVPALQVARVPAAGHMIPWDDEAGFYGAFGEFLGAEIQSSIPSQRRDQDAG
- a CDS encoding isochorismatase family protein, producing the protein MREAEATYARQGFGQALPLDGPFGLLIVDFVCGFADPAVFGGGNIPQAIDNTTKLLAGARARRWPIAHSRIVFADDGADRNVFSRKVPGLLSLTETDIRSAIVPQLAPGDGELVVRKTVPSAFFGTSLAAWFTQHSVRTLLVAGCVTSGCVRASVVDAMSHGFLPVVVEDCVGDRAIEPHQASLFDMRQKYASVRPLNELSML
- a CDS encoding 2,5-dihydroxypyridine 5,6-dioxygenase — its product is MPVSDHELIEAWKKVLTLSKLERGQSVTVLTSASTHPQTMSTAILAARMMGAIVNRLDLPPVNGEKSLSRDSLAYLGTTPLTGNRSAIAALKESDLVLDLMTLLFSPEQHEILSSGTKILLAVEPPEVLARMVPSKADRSRVKVAAARLGAAKEMHVTSEAGTDVRFKLGQYPAISEYGFVDEPGRWDHWPSGFVLTFADEGGSSGTIVLDRGDILLPMKSYVRERITFTIADGYVREIAGGLDADILRDYMASYNDPEAYAMSHIGWGLQPRARWSTLGMYDREATIGMDARAFEGNFLFSFGPNNEAGGSRTTACHIDIPMRNCSVALDGSEVVRRGQVLDTKQERKADA
- a CDS encoding Asp/Glu racemase, whose product is MSAAPYRIGQIVPSSNLTMETEIPAMLTARTLIRPERFTFHSSRMRMKTVRKDELAAMDAESDRCALELSDARVDVLGYACLVAIMSMGHGYHRASQARLHGVTESNGAAAPVVTSAGALVDALAALRARKIALVAPYMRPLTEMVVAYLENEGIAVQDWRALEIADNIEVARHDPSRLPGIVAGLHIDDVDAIVLSACVQMPSLPVVAEVEAQVRRPVLTASIATTYAILKALDLEPIVPGAGALLSGAY